The Verrucomicrobiota bacterium DNA segment TCCGCCTTCGACCAACGCTTTGTAAGCGCCGGTCCTGGCCTGGCCTTCGCTTGGCAGCTTGCGGAAAGGGCCGGCGTTTTTCGGATCAGCCACGCCGCCGAGTTCGAAGCCGAGATACCAGACGTCGAAATAATTCACGCTGCCGCCCGGATTCTGTTTGCGGCGGTCGCGCTCGTCAAAAACGATCCCGGGGTCGGACCAGACCGCGCAGGCGAACTTGTCGTAAAGGCACGCAACGAACATCGCCCATTTGCCACCGAAGGAATGGCCCACGATCCCGATGCGGTCCGGTCGAACGTCGAGCCGCTGCGCCAGGACGGTGTGGGCATTGGCCGCGGCATAAGCCAGCGCTGAGATCGCTTGCACGCGCACGGGTTGGCCGACCGGCCCCAGGTACGCTTCGGATCGCGGGCGATTGGTGGTTGTGTTCGCGAGCTCGACACGCGCGTTCGGCTTTCCCACCGAGAGCGCGACGAAGCCGCGTTTGGCCAATTGCCAGCCGTAGTCGCGCAAAGGCGCGCCAAGGCCTACACCCGTCTCCGCATCGTAATAGACCACGACGACCGCGGGGAACGGTCCCTTCCCTTCCGGGATCAGGAGCAGCGCATCCACCCTTTCGCCGCCCAGCGCGATTTCCAGCCGGAGTTGCTGCTGGGTGATCGTCTCGCGGCGAGTGGTCTGCACGATCTCGACGTGTGGCTTTTCGATGAGCGGCGGCCAGGGCCCCATGATCTTGTGCCACGCGGAGAGGATTTCTGCGCGGCGGCGCGGCCAATCAGCCGGCGTGTTGACCCGCGTTCCATCGGCAAAGATCAGCGGCGACCGGAAGCTGCCGAAGTCGGAGCGGTAGGCGCCCGGAGGAGTGAAAAACGGTGCGAGTTCAGTAGGTGGTGTGCGGTGTGGACTGTGTCCTTCAACGGGAGCGGCTCCATTTGCTCCCGGAAGCGCCGGCGCTGTGACTGTCGCTGCGACGATCAACTTGAAGGTCGTTGGGAGCACAAACGAAATCTGAACATTCATAGCACAATTAGGGCAACAAAGGGGAGCATTGTTCCGCCGTTGGTCAACTCAGCCGTGTCATCAAACTCGCCAAATCACGCCAAGCCACAGCCACAAACCGCCCGGATTCATCGAGAGCAAATGTATCCGGACCTGGGTAAATCTCAAAAACTCGCTTCACCTTGAGATCATCGGCGGCCACGCGCATTGATTTCGTAATCTGCGGAACATCGTTGTGTTCTAACGCTGACTTCTTTTGCACCCGAAGTCTCGGCAGGAACCCTCGCCCTCAGATCAACTTTCAACGGTCAAGCTGGCTGAAAAGCGCGCTTATCCGCAGCATTACTTCGGCAGATAAAATGTCCTGCGGCGCGAACGGACTTGCACTCCGGCCCAAGAGTGCGCTAAAAGCCTCCCCCTGTCGCCGAGATTTAGGGCAAACGGCCCTGTTTTCGAGCCTGCAGCTCCACCATAGAGTGATCAGGCGTTTTTACAGTTGAACAACAGTCCGTAATTCTCTAATAGATACCGGCACCGGCGTAAGAGACTGAGCGGCCAGTAACCAAACCATCGATGTCCGATATTTTTCCAAAGTGGACAAATCAACTGCCGGCCAAGGTTTTATTCGGCGGGGCGCTGATCGGAGCCGCTACTATTGTCGGGGTCTGGTACTATTTCACTCCAAAATACACTCGCGTGGGCTATCAGCCCATCCAGCCTGTGACCTTCTCCCACGCGGTTCATGTTGATCAATTGAAACTGGACTGCCGGTACTGCCACCATGCCGTGGAAAAATCGTGGTATTCGAATGTTCCCAGCTCCTCAACGTGCATGAACTGCCACAACCAGGTGCTGGCCAATGATCCCCGGCTGGCCATGGTCCGGGAAAGCGCTCAGACCGGGAAGTCGATCCCCTGGGTGCAGGTTCATAAGGTGCCGGATTACGTGTATTTCAATCATTCCGTTCACGTCCGGCGCGGGGTCAGTTGCGTGGAATGTCACGGCCAGATCAACAAAATGGATGAGGTGTACCACGCCAAGCCGCTCAGCATGGCTTTTTGCCTGGAATGTCATCGCAACCCCGCCGAAAAATTGCGTCCTCTGGATAAGATCACGGACCTGGATTGGAAGTGGAGTGACGACCCGAAAACCGCCGCGCAGATGCAGAAAACCAAAGGCGATCAATTCATGCACGATTGGGCCATCCAAACTTCGCAGAGTTGTTCCGCGTGCCACCGATGAAAACGATCCCTCCACCTTGTCCCGAGCCGGACGTGGGCCCAAAATACTGGCGCAGCCTGGACCAGTTGGCGGACACGCCCGAATTCCGGCAGTGGCTGGAACGGGAGTTTCCCGCCGGAGCCAGCGAATTCACGGACCCCGTTTCCCGCCGTTATTTCGTCAAGATCATGTCCGCGTCGTTCTTGTTCGGCGGACTCGGTTTGACGGGCTGCCGACGACCCGTGGAGAACATCGTGCCCTTCTCCAAAATGCCGGAGGGTTACATTCACGGCGTGGCTCAGTACTATGCAACCGCGTTCCCAACCCGATCCAGCGCGGTCCCGCTGCTGGTCAAATCCCACGAAGGCCGCCCCACGAAGATCGAAGGAAACCCGGATCATCCCGACAGCAACGGCGGCACGGATCAATTCGCTCAGGCTTCGATTCTGAATCTTTACGACCCGGACCGCGCCACGCGCTTTACCCGCGATGGAAACGCCGAAACGCGCGAGAAAGCGTTGGAGGAATTAGGGCGAATTGCGGATCAGGCCAGGGCCAATGGGGGCCAGGGTCTGGCGTTTCTTCTGGAACGAAGCAGCTCGCCGTCACGCGCGCGGCTCCAGCAATTGATTTCCGCAAAGTATCCGAACGCCCGCTGGCACACTTACGAACCGGTCGATTTCGACGTCCACCGCCAGGCGGCCTCACTGGCGTTTGGAAAGCCCGTGGCGCCTTACTTCAAACTGGACGAAGCGAACGTGATTGTCTCGCTGGACTGCGATTTCCTGGGCGCGGAGGAAGACACCTATGTGAACGTCCGGCGCTTCGCCAGCCGCCGAAACCCGGAAAAATCGGCCAAGCCAATGAACCGGCTATACGCGGTCGAAGGCCTGTTCACGCTCACCGGGGCCAATGCGGACCATCGGCTCCGCGTTCCGACGAGTGCCGTGCAAAGTTTCGCAGCGCGCCTGGCGCTGGAGATCTTCAAGCAAAAGGGAGGCGCCTCTAACGAATTGCAGGCCGGTCTGACGAAGCTTGCCGCCGGTTTTGCGGGGAATGACTCATGGATCGTTGAGTGCGCCAAAGATTTGCTGGCCGCTGGAAACGCCGGCCATACGGTCGTGCTGGCAGGGCATCGCCAGCCGCTGGCAACCCATCTGATCGCTCATGCCATCAACTCGGCTTTGGGGAACGTCGGCACGACGGTTCTTCTGCACGATGCGCCCCCGCCGGTGGGCGGATCCATCTCCGATTTGGCTCAAGCGCTTAATGCCAGCCAAGTTACCACGCTCGTGATCCTCGGTGGCAATCCGGCCTACAACGCGCCAGTCGATTTGAATTGGGCGCAAGCACAGGCCAAAGCGGGCACGATTGTCCGGCTGGGCTATTACGAGGATGAAAGCTTTCCGACCAAAGGCTGGCACTTTCCAATGGCCCATTTCCTGGAGTCATGGGGTGACGCCCGCACCGCAGACGGAGCGCTGGTTCCAATTCAGCCGTTGATCGAGCCGCTGTTTGGCGGCATAGGCGAACTCGAAGTTCTGGCGCGAATCGGCCGTCTGGAGAAGACCAACCCTTACGAAATCGTTCGCGAAACCTTCCGAGGGACCGCAGGTGAAGGCGAAAACGTTTGGCGGAAGTTCTTGCACGACGGATATCTGGCGGGGAGCGCTGCGAAACCGGTGAGCGGTCAACTCGATTCATCGGCCGTGACGCGCACTTTGCAGGCTGTTTCAGTTCCGGCCGCGCCGGGCCG contains these protein-coding regions:
- a CDS encoding 4Fe-4S dicluster domain-containing protein, with the translated sequence MKTIPPPCPEPDVGPKYWRSLDQLADTPEFRQWLEREFPAGASEFTDPVSRRYFVKIMSASFLFGGLGLTGCRRPVENIVPFSKMPEGYIHGVAQYYATAFPTRSSAVPLLVKSHEGRPTKIEGNPDHPDSNGGTDQFAQASILNLYDPDRATRFTRDGNAETREKALEELGRIADQARANGGQGLAFLLERSSSPSRARLQQLISAKYPNARWHTYEPVDFDVHRQAASLAFGKPVAPYFKLDEANVIVSLDCDFLGAEEDTYVNVRRFASRRNPEKSAKPMNRLYAVEGLFTLTGANADHRLRVPTSAVQSFAARLALEIFKQKGGASNELQAGLTKLAAGFAGNDSWIVECAKDLLAAGNAGHTVVLAGHRQPLATHLIAHAINSALGNVGTTVLLHDAPPPVGGSISDLAQALNASQVTTLVILGGNPAYNAPVDLNWAQAQAKAGTIVRLGYYEDESFPTKGWHFPMAHFLESWGDARTADGALVPIQPLIEPLFGGIGELEVLARIGRLEKTNPYEIVRETFRGTAGEGENVWRKFLHDGYLAGSAAKPVSGQLDSSAVTRTLQAVSVPAAPGRDRLEVVFHRSYSLDDGRFNNNGWLQETPDPITKLTWDNAILVSPKTASELGVGEFDEKSRGPVVRKGLFKNQLVEVDLSGRKIRGPIWILPGLADYTVGLTLGYGREKTGRIGRLHSGQPAGYNAYRLRPAAGEHFAAGGKITATPEIYDLAGTQEHGAMEGRPLIREATKKQFDEHPKFAKNMDLEAPEHMQHIAKDPKTGEPLMIYKHPYRVYEEEKQKAGGRLRGPAVKSDTHQWGMSIDLSKCVGCTACAVACQSENNIPIVGKDQVIKGREMAWLRLDRYFAGNIDDPQIAYQPILCQHCENAPCESVCPVNATVHDEEGLNVMVYNRCVGTRFCSNNCPYKVRRFNYFDYNRRPLDKLYRDPFTSFNEGEWELKRWFKDPSRGSVPDDQWDLMKLAKNPEVSVRMRGVMEKCTFCVQRIEHAKVEQKVKAGDSGNVQVPDRTIKTACEQACPAEAIVFGNLADPNSRVSQLKKQDRDYAVLGFLDTRPRTTYLARIRNPNPNMPDPHKYSEAPGILKEYMDRSGSNPMEAHGKAHGAGEGTHTPAAASHEKGAH
- a CDS encoding cytochrome c3 family protein, with translation MSDIFPKWTNQLPAKVLFGGALIGAATIVGVWYYFTPKYTRVGYQPIQPVTFSHAVHVDQLKLDCRYCHHAVEKSWYSNVPSSSTCMNCHNQVLANDPRLAMVRESAQTGKSIPWVQVHKVPDYVYFNHSVHVRRGVSCVECHGQINKMDEVYHAKPLSMAFCLECHRNPAEKLRPLDKITDLDWKWSDDPKTAAQMQKTKGDQFMHDWAIQTSQSCSACHR
- a CDS encoding sialidase; this encodes MNVQISFVLPTTFKLIVAATVTAPALPGANGAAPVEGHSPHRTPPTELAPFFTPPGAYRSDFGSFRSPLIFADGTRVNTPADWPRRRAEILSAWHKIMGPWPPLIEKPHVEIVQTTRRETITQQQLRLEIALGGERVDALLLIPEGKGPFPAVVVVYYDAETGVGLGAPLRDYGWQLAKRGFVALSVGKPNARVELANTTTNRPRSEAYLGPVGQPVRVQAISALAYAAANAHTVLAQRLDVRPDRIGIVGHSFGGKWAMFVACLYDKFACAVWSDPGIVFDERDRRKQNPGGSVNYFDVWYLGFELGGVADPKNAGPFRKLPSEGQARTGAYKALVEGGHDLVELHALMAPRPFLVSGGTADLPERWPALNHSIAVNKLLGFENRVAMTNRDTHNPTPEANEQIYRFFQWWLAD